In the genome of Nocardia sp. NBC_00416, one region contains:
- a CDS encoding NrtA/SsuA/CpmA family ABC transporter substrate-binding protein, producing the protein MRPHRRLPRVRAALAILPVVALVAAACGSGGEGADESAAGGGPTFVLKVTDEGNSGPLAVAKRDGTFDEALAPLGAKVEWVNAPPSFSANLKLFNAGELDVSGGAYSPVVGALSKDVGVRIIAVADPVDQDQAGIIASPDSGIREVKDLVGKRIAVNPAGKGEYITLKALEQAGIPADRVERVPLQISDAASAFSTGQVDAWASFNDPYAEAKSRGAVEIATEATVGSTDNTIVAFRTEVLEERPDVAAKYLETLQHLIERQRVDPADFENVFEKAGPRALSGDRLQRAIDLGRRASVPHYPTAEDAADLQGVADLFHKNGVITRALTAADVFYPLEQKLAAAGNPPPAPTTGR; encoded by the coding sequence ATGCGTCCCCACCGCCGACTACCTCGAGTGCGCGCCGCCCTCGCGATCCTCCCCGTCGTTGCGTTGGTTGCCGCCGCGTGCGGCTCCGGCGGAGAAGGCGCGGACGAATCCGCAGCGGGCGGCGGGCCCACCTTCGTCCTCAAAGTCACCGACGAAGGCAACTCCGGCCCGCTCGCAGTTGCCAAGCGAGACGGTACTTTCGACGAAGCGCTCGCTCCGCTGGGCGCGAAGGTCGAGTGGGTCAATGCGCCGCCTTCGTTCAGCGCAAACCTCAAGTTGTTCAACGCCGGTGAACTCGACGTCTCCGGTGGCGCCTACAGCCCGGTGGTCGGAGCGCTGTCGAAGGATGTCGGGGTTCGGATCATCGCCGTCGCCGACCCGGTGGATCAGGATCAGGCCGGCATCATCGCCTCGCCGGACTCGGGTATCCGGGAGGTCAAGGACCTCGTCGGCAAGCGGATCGCCGTCAATCCGGCCGGTAAGGGCGAGTACATCACGCTGAAGGCGCTGGAACAGGCCGGGATTCCGGCCGACCGGGTCGAGCGGGTTCCGCTGCAGATATCGGACGCCGCCTCCGCCTTCTCCACCGGGCAGGTCGACGCATGGGCATCGTTCAACGATCCGTACGCGGAAGCCAAGTCCCGCGGGGCCGTCGAGATCGCGACCGAGGCCACCGTCGGCTCGACGGACAACACGATCGTCGCGTTCCGCACCGAGGTGCTCGAAGAGCGGCCCGACGTCGCCGCGAAGTATCTGGAGACGCTGCAGCACCTGATCGAGCGTCAGCGGGTCGACCCCGCGGACTTCGAGAACGTGTTCGAGAAGGCCGGGCCGCGAGCGCTGTCCGGTGACCGGCTCCAGCGCGCGATCGACCTCGGGCGCCGGGCGTCGGTACCGCACTACCCGACCGCCGAGGACGCGGCCGACCTGCAGGGAGTGGCGGATCTGTTCCACAAGAACGGTGTCATCACCCGGGCCCTCACCGCGGC